The DNA window ATAACGCTTGCTTGTCTTTTTGCTTCATTTCAGACATGCTCTTCTCCAGATATTAGTGTTTTGccagctgcagagaggtgaggcATACTACTCACCTCTAAGGACTCAGAAACCCGAGAATTGGCTTCtcccattttttttcacaaagaaaatgaCCCCTGCACCTCATCAGAATGACTATTGGTGTTCAGAACTAACCAAAGATGGaaggaaagaagacaaaaaaagctAGAAAAGCATCATTCTGCTAATGATTTCTGTACTTGCTTCAGTTCTTGGTGTGTAGATTTGTGCCAAATATATCACCCGTGCTAAACATCTGCATCTGCAAATGTAGCATGCAGAATGTGCCTCATTTCAGCACAGCCAAACTTAAGTTACATAACTTTGCTTCACTGACTTTAACAGTAACTTATCTTCTAGATCAAATTCAGAATTCAGAAAATGAAATGTTAGAAGCTCACAGTATGTTGGGCTGAGAAAGGAAGACCCCTCCTGAAAAAATGACACAGAGAAAGCAAGAAAAGGGGAGAGTGAGGTGGGATGGGACGGAGTAACAGTGGTGGGGGAAAGAGGAGAGATGGAGTATCTGTGGGAGTATAATTAACTCCATGGTCTGGCTCTCTGCAGGCCTGCGGCATACTGCTCTGAAATGCTGATTCAGTACACAGATAGACAGAATAGCACGGGCGGGAGAAAGGGGTGAGGAGAGGGAGGCAATAAGAGCAAAGGATAGTAAAGGAGTCAGAGATGGGGTGTTGGATTGAGCATTAAAGAGGAAATTAAGCAATAGATGGCTCAGTGGAGTAAAAAGTCACCAAAATTGAAAGTAAAACATAGCAGAGAGTACAGCCGTTTAACTAAGAGTCAAAGAGTTGTCTGAGATTCACTGAGCTGTGTGCAAATGTATACTTCATAATCTGAGGCAGGTTATCTGCAGTCAGTACTTGACTTTATGAAGTGCTGAACATTTGCAGATGCTTCAGAAACAGCAGCGCAAACCCTCAGCCTCACGACAACAGCGACACCTAGAGGTGCAAGTGCAAATGTGACCTGGACTGAACCCGTACTGATGCAGTTAACCCCTCAGTGCACATTATATCCTGTTGTACTCATTCctcttaaaaataaacagacagGAGCAGATAAACCTGACAAACTGAGAATTCTCGGGATCACAGTAGCATGCTGGGTGCTGACTCAACGTCACTGAGGTTAGTCACAGTTAAAAGTAGTCAGTCTGTCACCAGGCAGGCGGGCAATGGCTGCTCACATCTATAATGCATCAGCTGAGTGTCAGGTAAACTAGAGACAAGGACAAAACAATGGAGGGAATGAATACTGGAGACAGATGACAggatggacttttttttttgtttttgttttaacaaaataataatttctgaCTTTGTGCTGCAATATTCAGCGTTGATTTTCTGCAGGTAGGTTCATTCAGTTTGAACTATAAACTTCAAATAATTCAAACAATGACTGATTGTTCTGGTTATTAAAGAAACACACTCCTGTAACAAGTACACTGTTCTGGAAAAAATTACAGATGCGATCAATATTTTTCTCAAAGCCCTGCACAAAGACTGCATGCATGGATGGCATATATACATGTTTACATCCTTCTTGGATCCAGAAGGAATATATTGTCATATATCACCAATACGTTGTCTTCTGCTTATGCAATTCAGAATTCAGGGTCGTGTGAGGCTGGTGACTATCCCAGCTGACATCACCAGTTTGTCACAGGGCtaaaacagagacagacaaccattcacgctcacattcacacctagggCCAGTTTAGAGTTCCATTACACTAACCCCATGCAtctctttggactgtgagaggaggCTTTAGTATCCACAGGGAATCCATGCAAGCATGAAAAGAACATACAAAGTCCATAGAACAAGACATAACACAAGAACTAGCATTGTTAAAGAATCCTTCAGATATTTCTCAGTTTGTTGGGTTAAGTCTCATCTctggacaaaaaaaagtaatattcaAGCAACTATAAatttttgagtcattctgctcACAAACAGACTAAAGTGATGTTGCTATTTAGTCTCAACTTTTATTGCTTCACtgttaaatcaaataaaaacattatacagaaaaacaatagtgttctttttttaatcaaggcACTTGCATGCAGATTAAACATGCTGATGACACATGGCTTAACTCAATTTTGAACTTGAGTCATTGAAAATGAGAAGCAAAACCTTCCTGTTGCTACTTGGATACACACATTCTCTATTTTCCGACAGGACACAACAAAAACTAAAGTGCATTACTTTGCAAAAGCACATCAGACTGTAAATTCTGCTTTCCTGAACAGAATACTACTCAGCAAACATCCACTCAATAATATCAGCTATTACCTAATAATACAAGACGTAGAGGAAGCTGATATGTTACTGATATTTTCAGTAGTGTTAaacttttaagaaaaaaacaaaacaaagaatcaAACACATATTCAACCCTGAAAAAGCAGCTTTCACCAAAAAGCCAAGCTTACATTAAAATCCCAGCTTTGGTCTCAATAAGAAGCTGTTTGATTAAAAAGGTGTTCAACCAAGACTTAATTTAAGTTCTAGATACAGCAGAGGTTTGAATTCAGAAAGGACAGGCGGTGCTTCCACAATTCACCCATGTCCAATTTCTTGACCCTGTGTGTCCGAGGTGGGTTCAGGTTGATTATTGTCACTTGGCAGATAGCCCCAAGCCCTGAGCAGAGCCAAACGCTGGGCAGGAGGGGTGGAGAAGTAGTCCCTCTGTTTCTGAGAGTAGGTCTGGATTGGACTGATAATGTTTCGGTAGCTCCAATCCTGATGAGGCAGAATGGTGGGAAAATTCAGTTATACATTAATCTGACATACTGAAACTTTCCAAAGATTGGAAAACtaaaatgcagctttaaaaacTAACCAATGATATGAAATTCGTCAAATTTGTCAGTTTTTATCGTCATGAAATAGGAAACAGGACAACAACATGGGTCCTTTTCCACATCACCCCTACAGCGCAGACAAATCTTCTCAGAGAACAAAACCTCCATCACAGAGCACAAAACAGTTGTTGGTGTCTATCTACAGTTTGTGTGTGACGCAGGTTTTATGACTAAAAGATGTTACCTGCCAGTGAAAGTTAAAAGCCTCTAGCAGCTTTATCCTGCCCTCTCTGGATGGCACACAGTCAGGAGGAACAGGCTGCACCAGCTCCGAGCCCACCGTGACATCTCCAAACACCAACAGAGCTCGGATGGCAAACCAGCCCCCAAACCGCGGATGCACACACACTCcaaacattttctgaaagcaaaAGGATCAAAGGATCACAGCACACAAGAAAGGTAAAGACTGCCTTTCAAAAATGTACCAAGGGAGCGAACAAGAATGCGATTACTTTTTCAGCCCAGGGCTGCTCCGTCACATCAGCCTTTTGGTAGTAAAAAGCTGCTCCCGATACGTGAGCTGCAGTCTGGGCCAAGAACTTGGGCTTCCTGCTGGGCAGTAGCTCATAGTCGTACCTCACATCCACCTTCTCTCCTGGAAAACACTGCAGGGCAGGATCAAGTAAGAAATATGTTTAAACGTGAGAAAAAGTTCATGAATACGATTACAGTTGCAATCTAAATAGAGTTAGCCAGCATGATGATGCTGTGAGACTGTCAGAGGCTTTCCCATAAAGTTTCATATGCTATAGGCTTCCAGTAACCTTTACACTGTGTTTAAActgtatgcacacacaaactgtAAGCTCACTCATGCAATGTAAGGTTTATGTTACAAGTGCCCTGAATTAGCAGCACTGGTTAttaccaaaatatttttttatatttccatAACAGTTGATATACCAGTATGCACAAGCGCCTTAATCAAAATTATATTTTCAATTCTAAAATATAACTATTCTTGTTATACATTTTTGAATAAGATGCTAAATTATGGttattttgaataaaatgaaaaattatgttttggtCACTGAATGTTACCATTAATGTTATGATTCATTTCTGACTTTGAGCTTGTTATTTGTCTAATAAATAACAatgaaatttttaatttaaacaggTTTTTGAgagatttctaaaatattttgttttcttgtttttatgacaggtgGTCTAATAAATTGTTCAGTcgtgcaaaacaaaacaaaaaaagtcacaCCAGTTTTTAGTAAACACAGTGCAGAGACAGATCATAGTATTGAAGCTTGATTCAGCActgaaaaaaagtttgtttttttttcagtggatGACAGCTCTTTAGATTTATAGGTATTACCCTGACTGCACAGCCTTGTTCAATAATCCAGTGGGCTCATCAAACACGTGACTTTTCATGTCAAGTACAGCCAGTCTAAGCTAAGTGACTTCAATGACTGCCTGGAAATGAACTGTGACTGAACATATAGAAGAATTTAAtgagaaacaacaaaaatgaaggaGTGACTTAGACGTTTAGTATgtgagtatttttattttttcatttaatccAACGTGAAGTTAATTAGAAATATTGGAAATAACATAACTGCATAGAGAGCCTCGTTTTCAGAAGCCAGCACTTCTGCAAAGGCTCTTTGATAATTAAAGAAAAGCTAATTACATTAGCCAAgctaaaaaatgtcaaaaagaaGGAATACATGTGGCTAAATAAGTGTCTAGAATTTGAATACTGTCTCAAAATAGCAGCCCTATACCAGACTGGCCTTCAGCAGAAACCTGCACTCCAAGGCAGGATTTCATCTTAGCCAGGTAACTTTAGGGTTAACCCCAgattcaaatcaaaatcaatagGTATAAAATTACCGcctactgaccaatcagatcTCAGGAAAATAGCATTACCATTCTTGGAAGACACCTGAGACTTCTGTGTATGGGGAGTAGGAGAGTCTAAAGTTTTTCAATAGCATTTAAAGCCTTTGTATTTTCCCAGTGGAAATACCCATTGAGGTACACTGTAAGTTGAACTCACTTTGTAATACAGGCCTTAGGATGCTGGAAAAAGTCAGTCATAGTGAAAATGAATATGGACAAAAGAATGCAGGCATTTGAGAAGAATTATAATTAGGTCATTAACAGTGAATGAACTGGAGATTGAAATTAAATGAAGTGAACCACTGAAACTGATTTTTGCAATCACTACCACCGTTATTATAGCCAAgtatttttaaccatttttagTGTATTCACCttagttttagtttaatttttgaTCAGTTTCAGTGCTACTTTTAGGTTTTCCTTTATTCAGAAATGAGTGGCATTTTTCAGGGGGAAGgagaaagatttaaaaacagtatGATTTTGGAACACAACTACGCAAACATAGACGTCCTGTTTTCAATACACATGTGCATCTAGGCTCTACACTACAAAGAAAGTTCAGCATACCCAGGGTATCTTTCCGTTGTCTGGACCCACTTAACCTAACAGTGGCAATCAGACTGAGCGGTCGCACGAAGCTGCTTATCAACTCAAAAATTAACTCAGGGTTTATCAATCCAGCTACGAGCATGTTCACATGAAAGGAGTGGTCCTGCCAGCATCTGACAAATCACAGACATGGATAAGTGTGCTGGCAGCTGCAGACAAATCAGTGGTATGAGTGTAGACGCTACTGAAAAGCTTCAGACCCGCCAACAGCCTGAGGGATCTTCCAGAAGTGCCATTTTCCAGTCAACTGATTGATCAGTAGGTGGTAATTTTACCCCTGTTGATCTCTAATTTGAAACATAATCAGCTTCAAAGGAGTTAGACCTATGGTATATGTCACCATTTACCCTGGTAAGAGTTAACCCTAAAATTACCTGGATAAGCCAAGATCCTGCATTGTAGTACAGACCTCAGTGGCTTCTCATGTTGgctcattaataaaaaaaaaatgactaaaactaaaaatatttcctgtatatttatatatgttactattattattactacattTTCgaaattttgttttactttttaattagtTTAACTAAAATAACCCTGGTCACCACTCCTCCATCCTCACCTGAGAGACAGCAGAGGTGATGCATTGTCTAACACACTGGTCTATGGGGTCATTAAGCCCCTGGTAGCACCTCTGCTCGAGGAAAGGCAGAAAGGCCTCTTCAAACATGGCGGGAGTGCTGAGCACCACCACAGCCAGGGTGTCATCTGGATACGACAGGTGCAGGGTGGGAGGTAGCACAGAGTTGTACCAGCCAATCTGCAAACAGAGGGACATGTTAGGGCGTAAGAACCAAACATGTGCAGGCTACTCCATCACAAATCATCAGATTTGGCTGGAAAATTTTAATTCCGAGTAAGAgataaaagaacagaaaaaaatgatccACGCACATTCCCTTAAAGGCAAGAACCAGTAATACGTCAGTAAACATGCAGTATTCAACCACCTATCAttatttttacttgttgtaGCATGTTTAACAATTAATATTTAAACGTAAAGATTTAACTGGGAcatataaaagaaatatttctaCGGTCAGAATGATTTTTTCAGACTTTTCAATATAAAACTATGCAATTCATTATACCTTTAACGGGTACACTTCAAATCCCAGATGTGTTAAACTGTCGTTTAACAGTCCTCTTACACTTTCCATGCTTACATTGGAAGCCGCCATTGTTGCGTGTCAACATTGAGCTTTGCATTGTGGGACATGGTGTTCTTTGGCCAATCAACGTCCTCGATGAAAAATCATTGCTTCGGGGTATATttgaactgttttttgtttgtttgtttgttttttgctaacTAGAATACGTTTAGAATACAGTGTATTTTACTAAGTGAGTGTACATCGAGGATATCTCTGTAATTTTGAGGCTAAAAATAATTACGGACCTTTTGACTACAAAACCCAGAAGGCATGTGCCTTACGTCATACGTAATCACGTTATTGTTATGGGCTCCTGGATTTAAAAGTGGAGTCGGAAGGTTTTCTGTGAGTATCTCGATTAGCGGTAGGAAAATATACTTATTTTCTTAATAATGTTTCAGAGACAGCATTAGAAACAATAAAGTTAACTCTATTTACTGTTTTAGAGTCGAAAAAAAAATTCCTGCCTACACAAATAAAAACccgagagaaaaaaaatgtcgcAAATCACGGCTAACGTCTAACGTTAGCGGTATTAACTGTGAAACTTGGCCTTTACCAGTTGATGTGTCTCAACATTTTTGTGTGCTGTGCATTTTGTCTATGTTAGGAAATGCTTGCTCTGCCCAGAGCTTCTCTTTCAAGCTTCTGTTCCTAGCAGCCGGACAGCGATATGCTCTATAGTTCCTAGCGGACCTGCAGATCAGTTTAATAGGCCCATTACTTTATCGACCTACAAACGGTGGCGTGAGCGAAACATAATATAGGGGGAACGACGTTGATTAACCTGTGTGCAACCCCTGTAATTATAATTAGCACTGTATCAGTAATGAAATACCTGAAATTGAATCCCGGATTCATCATTTTGTCATAAGGACATTTGTGGCATCTCCTGATCACCTATGGTCCCAGGTGCAGAAAGGTTAATTGAATGTGTCGGACTTGTGATTCATggactgaaaaacaacaacaaaaaaaaaagataattgcACATTTTTCGTGTTTTTCCAGAAATGAAAGTGACTTATTTCCTCAATTCTCTGATGTATACTCTCATATCTACTGCTTTACTACGAGAGAATATCCATTTTCTTTCTCAtgaattattaacaataattagCGTaggaaaatgtaattaaatttttttatttgtctctccatccatccatccatccattttctgccacTTTTCTGGGTCTGAGTCCCATTGACAGGATTCGAAGAGAAGCCCAAACCCCTCTCTCTGCCCACCTCATCCGGCATGTATAGGGGGACACCAGAGTGTTTGTGTgctggggcctcctcctggtgaaCATGACCAAAACACCTCAGttaggaggcatccttgtcagatgcccaaatcCACTCATCTGGCCTTTTTGATGTTGATGATCATCCccttagaatttttttttttatctataaaGTAGCCAGAAATATTAGGAAAATGCACAAACTTCAGCTAAGTCAGGTAATAagactttttattttaactgcatGTGAACCAGTTGTGTTTACGTTTGTAGTCATCCCCAACAGGCCTGTTTGGAAAACTCCTGCTCTCTTTTTAATCTGAAAATGAGCTAATACGCTGTCATATCGTGACATCCCATGTTACATTTTCCTGTGAGGCAGCTGATCACTGTAACTAAAAACGTGCAAATGCACAGGGCTGCTGTAATTTAATCTCCCTCAAAGTGTAAGCTCTTAACTCAGCTGATACCTCACCTACCAGGAATAACACGTGTCTAAGGTTGTGTCATTGTGGTCTAGTGGTTTTTGATCTAGCTTTAACCTATGTCAGGGCAGAAAGCTTCGTGTCAGATGATGCTCCTCGTGGATCAATAATCAGTTAAGCGACAATAATAATGAATATTTGAATTTGACAACTTCCCTTTTTGAATTCTCTTTCTAGTTCTAATGAGACATGAACTGGGACAATCAGCTGAGCTCTATTCTGTCTGTAGCAGATGGCAGTGTTGCAAAGATGAGGGTGAGTACatttaaatacttttatttGTACGTGTTGATTCATACTGAGGCAGGTTTTTTTCTGCATCACTCTGAACAGTACTTCTGTGAAGCCAAAACAAAGTTCACATCACACAACGTTCATCAATCGCTGACAATAAAAAAAGGCTCGGTGTTGATATTTACATAAATAAAGGTGCATATCAAAGCACAGTAGCATCCGCAAAACTTGTTAAAAAcgtcattttattttatatttttcacacGCTTGTCTGCACCCTATTGTTTGATAACCTCTGGCGTTGACCACAGGAGAACCTTCTCTGATCCCTTAAGATCAGTTCCCATAGCGATCTGTAGATGGCAGCAGTGCTCTATTAAAGTTAAACAGTGATTTAAATTAAGACAGTGTAGATAGAAGACTTTGGGAAGTACCCtttgaatgtaaaaaaaaacttctgtcTCTAACAGGAGAGGTTGACGCCAACGGGGAAATTCTTCAAAGGAGGCGAAGGTGAGCGTAGCATTTTAAATTTCTTAATATGACTAAAAGGGGAAATTACCCTTAACTTGTCATTGTTTATGTTAAGTTGACTTCCTTTCTTTCAGAGTTAACTAAATACTGTAGTCGCAACAGTTGTTTGAACCATCTAAGTGATTTCCACTCTTCCTTTTCAGATTTGTTTCCAGTGCGTGAGAGAGGTTGTGATTCAGATTCAGACCCCCCTGCTCTTCCTCCTCGAGCACCACTTCTCCGACAGACTTCCCCAACTTTCAGTCCTGGTGTGCAGTGGGCAGACTTGGCTTCTGTCCAGTCACAGCTCCAGATACAGAGCCaggtgtgtttatttgtttaacacTGAGAACTAAATAGCAATATATTTATGGTATTTAACAGATTGTTTGATTTGAGCAGTGACTCATTTTCTCTTCCCAAAATCTTTCAAAGGCGATTGATTCCCTCACCCAGAGGCTCCATGATTTGGAAAGGGAGAAGCACTCTCAGCAATGTCACATTCAGGTGCTTCAAGGTAACCGTTACTGTGTCATATTACTTTCTCATAAACACATCTCACTCCACTTTGTCAACTACAAGAAATGAACTGTTACCAGATTCAGA is part of the Pelmatolapia mariae isolate MD_Pm_ZW linkage group LG23, Pm_UMD_F_2, whole genome shotgun sequence genome and encodes:
- the mmachc gene encoding cyanocobalamin reductase / alkylcobalamin dealkylase; the encoded protein is MAASNVSMESVRGLLNDSLTHLGFEVYPLKIGWYNSVLPPTLHLSYPDDTLAVVVLSTPAMFEEAFLPFLEQRCYQGLNDPIDQCVRQCITSAVSQCFPGEKVDVRYDYELLPSRKPKFLAQTAAHVSGAAFYYQKADVTEQPWAEKKMFGVCVHPRFGGWFAIRALLVFGDVTVGSELVQPVPPDCVPSREGRIKLLEAFNFHWQDWSYRNIISPIQTYSQKQRDYFSTPPAQRLALLRAWGYLPSDNNQPEPTSDTQGQEIGHG